One segment of Nitrosopumilus sp. DNA contains the following:
- a CDS encoding thrombospondin type 3 repeat-containing protein, translating into MKKQFLLGFLLLLTSTIGLLPGSVYANVEIDSDGDGVPNDVDFCPHLKEDYDPQYGNNIDGCPADFVPWYDVDYDGIQDHIDNCPTVKETYNKFQDDDGCPDIAPGGAKDIADSDGDGYPDYMDLCPNQPETFNGVDDKDGCPENALTLTDRDRDGISDTLDACPLEPETYNRFQDDDGCPDSVDSTTSQYQFPDTDGDGIDDRWDACLNSPENYNGFLDWDGCPDVTGFSEALIDSDYDSIPDSRDVCPLERENFNKFQDDDGCPDTVEYEVTSDIDGDGISNQYDLCPYVKETYNKFQDDDGCPDSTGTNTFTYDSDGDGIVDNLDHCPNQPETYNGFLDDDGCPDSFNSTLDSDMDGIPNVLDECPLEPETYNFFKDADGCPDTSGTVVSSYVFPDADGDGIDDRWDACLDEKENYNDYLDRDGCPDVPGVSKSALSDIDYDLIPDIFDECPTIAERYNQFQDEDGCPDTIAYDSFGDSDFDGIPDNIDQCPKARETYNRFQDTDGCPDTIADNKPTADSDGDGIVDNLDSCPNQPETYNGFQDKDGCPDSFNSILDSDRDGIPDISDACPLEPETYNFYQDEDGCPDATGSIIPSYSFPDTDGDGIDDRWDACLDEQENFNGYLDWDGCPDVLAAQSTTPTKIDSDGDGYYDNIDLCPTQPETWNKYNDHDGCPDIAPEQQRFVHDDDLDGIINDLDLCPSDPEDYDGDRDEDGCPDP; encoded by the coding sequence ATGAAAAAACAATTTCTCTTAGGTTTTCTACTTTTACTTACATCTACTATTGGGCTACTACCTGGCAGTGTATATGCTAATGTTGAAATTGACTCTGACGGTGACGGTGTTCCTAATGATGTGGACTTTTGCCCTCATCTAAAAGAAGATTATGATCCTCAATATGGCAATAACATTGATGGGTGTCCTGCTGATTTTGTTCCATGGTATGATGTGGATTATGATGGAATTCAAGATCATATTGATAATTGCCCAACTGTAAAAGAGACTTACAACAAATTCCAAGATGATGACGGTTGTCCTGATATTGCTCCAGGTGGGGCAAAAGACATTGCTGACTCTGACGGGGATGGCTATCCTGATTATATGGACTTGTGTCCAAATCAACCAGAAACTTTCAATGGAGTTGATGATAAGGACGGTTGTCCAGAAAATGCATTAACCTTAACTGATAGAGATAGAGATGGCATTTCTGATACGCTAGATGCATGTCCATTAGAACCTGAAACTTACAATAGATTCCAAGATGATGACGGTTGTCCTGATTCTGTTGACTCTACTACATCTCAATACCAATTCCCAGATACTGACGGCGATGGAATAGATGACAGATGGGATGCATGCTTGAATTCACCTGAAAACTACAATGGATTTCTTGACTGGGATGGCTGCCCCGATGTTACTGGATTTTCTGAAGCCTTGATAGATTCTGATTATGACAGTATTCCAGATTCTCGTGATGTATGTCCATTGGAACGTGAAAATTTTAACAAATTCCAAGATGATGACGGTTGTCCTGACACTGTAGAATATGAAGTAACTAGTGATATTGACGGAGATGGAATTTCAAATCAATATGACTTATGCCCTTATGTTAAAGAAACTTACAACAAATTCCAAGATGATGACGGTTGCCCTGACTCTACTGGAACAAATACTTTTACTTATGATTCTGACGGAGATGGAATTGTTGATAATCTAGATCATTGCCCCAATCAACCAGAAACATATAATGGATTTTTAGATGATGACGGTTGTCCTGATAGCTTTAACTCAACACTAGATTCTGACATGGATGGAATTCCAAATGTTTTAGATGAATGTCCTTTAGAACCTGAAACTTACAACTTTTTCAAAGATGCTGATGGTTGTCCTGATACTTCTGGAACTGTTGTATCATCCTACGTATTTCCTGATGCTGATGGAGATGGTATAGATGACAGATGGGATGCATGTCTTGATGAAAAGGAAAACTATAATGATTATCTTGATAGAGACGGTTGCCCTGATGTACCTGGAGTTTCAAAATCTGCATTATCTGACATTGATTATGATTTAATTCCAGATATTTTTGATGAATGTCCAACTATTGCTGAAAGATATAATCAATTCCAAGACGAAGACGGTTGTCCTGATACTATAGCTTATGATTCATTTGGTGATTCTGATTTTGATGGAATTCCTGATAATATTGATCAATGTCCAAAAGCTAGAGAAACTTACAATAGATTCCAAGACACAGATGGCTGTCCAGATACTATTGCTGATAACAAGCCAACAGCAGATTCAGATGGTGATGGTATTGTTGATAATCTAGATTCCTGCCCAAATCAACCAGAAACTTACAATGGATTCCAAGACAAAGACGGTTGTCCTGATAGCTTTAACTCCATACTAGATTCTGACAGAGATGGAATTCCAGATATTTCTGATGCATGTCCACTAGAACCTGAAACTTACAACTTTTATCAAGACGAAGACGGTTGTCCAGATGCAACAGGCTCCATTATTCCATCTTATAGTTTCCCAGATACTGATGGAGATGGTATAGATGACAGATGGGATGCATGTCTTGATGAACAAGAGAACTTTAATGGATATTTGGATTGGGACGGTTGTCCAGATGTTCTAGCAGCACAATCAACTACACCTACAAAAATTGACTCTGATGGTGATGGCTATTATGACAATATAGATTTGTGTCCTACTCAACCTGAAACATGGAATAAATACAATGATCATGATGGCTGCCCAGATATTGCTCCAGAACAGCAAAGATTTGTCCATGATGATGATTTGGATGGTATCATAAATGATCTTGACTTGTGTCCATCTGATCCTGAGGATTATGATGGTGACCGAGATGAAGACGGTTGCCCCGATCCATGA
- a CDS encoding thrombospondin type 3 repeat-containing protein, whose translation MNKQLLLGFLILLTSTIGMFPGGAFANQAIDSDGDGVPNDIDQCPHLKEDYDPQYGNNIDGCPADFVPWYDADFDGVEDHIDNCPTVKETYNKFQDDDGCPDIAPSGAKDIADSDGDGYPDYMDLCPNQPETFNGVDDKDGCPENALSLKDSDRDGISDPLDACPLEPETYNRFQDDDGCPDSVDSTTTQYQFPDTDGDGIEDRWDSCINEPENYNGYLDKDGCPDVPGATSLELIDTDYDGIPDDRDDCPLERENYNKFQDDDGCPDLIEYKFTGDADGDGIPDQNDLCPFSPETYNKFQDWDGCPDHIADDKFAADTDGDGIIDRIDLCPTQPETFNGFQDKDGCPDSLGFNDKDRDGVPDNLDACPLEPETYNRFQDLDGCPDTIDSLVSQYQFPDTDGDGIEDRWDSCINEPENYNGYLDKDGCPDVPGATSLELIDTDYDGIPDDRDDCPTIAERYNGFQDDDGCPDSVLLPFNGDSDGDGILDDVDQCPLAKETYNKFQDWDGCPDYIADDKLSADTDGDGIPDRIDLCPTQPETFNGFQDKDGCPDRLSTQLDSDRDGIPNVSDACPLEPETYNKFQDDDGCPDSVDSTISQYQFPDTDGDGIEDRWDSCINEPENYNGYLDKDGCPDVPGAESTIPVYADSDNDGYPDVVDSCPSQPETWNKYLDWDGCPDIAPEQQRFVHDDDLDGIINDLDLCPSDPEDYDGDRDEDGCPDP comes from the coding sequence ATGAATAAACAACTTCTTTTAGGATTTTTGATTTTACTTACATCTACAATAGGAATGTTTCCTGGAGGTGCCTTTGCTAATCAAGCAATTGACTCTGACGGTGACGGTGTTCCTAATGATATCGATCAATGTCCTCATCTAAAAGAAGATTATGATCCTCAATATGGCAATAACATTGATGGGTGTCCTGCTGATTTTGTTCCATGGTATGATGCTGATTTTGATGGAGTAGAAGATCATATTGATAATTGCCCAACTGTAAAAGAGACTTACAATAAATTCCAAGATGATGACGGTTGTCCTGACATTGCTCCAAGTGGGGCAAAAGACATTGCTGACTCTGACGGAGATGGCTATCCTGATTATATGGACTTGTGTCCTAATCAACCAGAAACTTTCAATGGAGTTGATGATAAGGACGGTTGTCCTGAAAATGCATTGAGTCTAAAAGATTCAGACAGAGATGGCATTTCTGATCCTTTAGATGCATGTCCATTAGAACCTGAAACTTACAATAGATTCCAAGATGATGACGGTTGTCCTGATTCTGTTGACTCTACTACAACTCAATACCAATTCCCAGATACTGACGGTGATGGAATTGAAGACAGATGGGATTCATGCATTAACGAGCCAGAAAATTATAATGGTTATTTGGACAAAGACGGTTGCCCTGATGTTCCAGGTGCTACCTCCCTAGAATTAATTGATACTGACTATGACGGAATTCCAGATGATAGAGATGATTGTCCTTTAGAGCGTGAAAATTATAATAAATTCCAAGACGATGACGGTTGTCCAGATTTAATTGAGTACAAATTCACTGGTGATGCAGACGGTGACGGTATTCCAGATCAAAACGATTTGTGTCCTTTTAGCCCTGAAACATATAATAAATTCCAAGATTGGGATGGCTGCCCTGATCATATTGCTGATGACAAATTTGCAGCAGATACTGACGGTGATGGAATAATTGATAGAATAGATTTGTGTCCTACTCAACCTGAAACATTCAATGGATTCCAAGACAAAGACGGTTGCCCTGATTCATTAGGTTTCAATGACAAAGATAGAGATGGTGTTCCAGATAATTTAGATGCATGTCCATTAGAACCTGAAACTTACAATAGATTCCAAGATTTAGACGGTTGCCCTGATACTATTGATTCATTGGTATCACAATACCAATTCCCAGATACTGACGGTGATGGAATTGAAGACAGATGGGATTCATGCATTAACGAGCCAGAAAATTATAATGGTTATTTGGACAAAGACGGTTGCCCTGATGTTCCAGGTGCTACCTCCCTAGAATTAATTGATACTGACTATGACGGAATTCCAGATGATAGAGATGATTGTCCAACTATTGCAGAAAGATACAATGGATTCCAAGATGATGACGGTTGCCCTGATAGCGTTCTTCTTCCATTCAATGGTGACTCTGACGGTGATGGTATCCTTGATGATGTAGATCAATGCCCACTTGCAAAAGAGACATACAATAAATTCCAAGATTGGGATGGCTGCCCAGACTATATTGCTGATGACAAATTATCAGCAGATACTGACGGTGATGGAATTCCTGATAGAATAGATCTCTGTCCTACTCAACCTGAAACATTCAATGGATTCCAAGACAAAGATGGCTGTCCTGATAGATTATCAACACAACTTGATTCTGACAGAGATGGAATTCCAAATGTATCTGATGCATGTCCATTAGAACCTGAGACATATAACAAATTCCAAGATGATGACGGTTGCCCTGACTCTGTTGACTCTACAATTTCTCAATACCAATTCCCAGATACTGACGGTGATGGAATTGAAGACAGATGGGATTCCTGCATTAACGAGCCAGAAAATTATAATGGTTACTTGGACAAAGACGGTTGCCCTGATGTTCCAGGAGCAGAGTCTACTATTCCAGTTTATGCTGACTCTGACAATGATGGATATCCAGATGTAGTTGACTCTTGCCCATCTCAACCTGAAACATGGAACAAATACTTAGATTGGGATGGCTGTCCTGATATTGCTCCAGAACAGCAAAGATTTGTCCATGATGATGATTTGGATGGAATCATAAACGATCTTGATTTGTGTCCATCTGATCCTGAGGATTATGATGGTGACCGAGACGAAGACGGTTGCCCTGATCCATGA
- a CDS encoding thrombospondin type 3 repeat-containing protein: MPLSPAFAEIDLDRDGVDDSIDLCPNLQEDYESAIDGCPSNFVPWYDEDFDGIPDHLDQCPNLKERYNKFQDEDGCPDLSPSGGKGGLPDSDGDGIVDLVDNCPNQPETFNGILDTDGCPDTFGAGDRDRDGVPDNLDKCPLSAETYNRFQDQDGCPDNATDSSFIDSDNDGLQDKIDLCPNEPEVFNGYRDTDGCPDVVLDTTFNDKDGDGIDDKFDICPNEPETFNRFADYDGCPDSAPSFDGVLDDTDGDRIKDVNDVCPLEPERYNGFQDDDGCPDIPPYSSDVDSDLDGIPNSIDQCPQVKETYNRFQDQDGCPDFVTSDKGIPDTDGDGINDFADLCPNQPETFNGIFDRDGCPDSASTQDRDRDGVPDELDKCPLNPETYNGFQDDDGCPDGVSGLSNADFDGDGIIDLNDKCPLEPETVNGYQDQDGCPDLAVLDSDGDGIRDELDQCPTEAETWNRYQDQDGCPDNPSEFDSDFDGILDGVDQCPLERERYNGFEDDDGCPDYPDYVTSLDSDYDGIPDKTDQCPNSPETYNKFQDLDGCPDNIADNKGMPDSDGDGINDYNDHCPNQPETFNGILDRDGCPDSYIPSNDRDRDGIPDAIDACPTVKETYNRFQDDDGCPDTITTSFVIDSDNDGINDIDDDCPLVAENYNGFQDEDGCPDVDDTQPDSDGDGVPDVMDMCPTQNETWNRFADYDGCSDTVPTGNLRVDTDGDGIFDDNDLCPNEKETWNKYSDSDGCPDISPEQSRYKHDADLDDIINEYDLCPLEPETYNNYQDSDGCPDTAPGQ, encoded by the coding sequence ATTCCTCTAAGTCCAGCTTTTGCTGAAATTGACTTGGATCGAGATGGCGTTGATGATTCAATTGACTTATGTCCAAATCTTCAAGAAGATTATGAGAGTGCAATAGATGGATGCCCATCAAATTTTGTTCCATGGTATGATGAGGACTTTGATGGAATTCCAGATCATTTAGATCAATGCCCAAATCTTAAAGAGCGTTACAATAAGTTCCAAGATGAGGATGGTTGTCCTGATTTATCTCCATCTGGTGGAAAAGGTGGATTGCCTGATTCTGACGGTGATGGTATAGTTGACTTGGTAGATAATTGTCCAAATCAACCAGAAACATTCAATGGTATTTTAGACACTGATGGTTGTCCTGATACTTTTGGTGCCGGTGATAGAGATAGAGATGGAGTTCCAGATAACTTAGACAAATGTCCTCTAAGTGCTGAGACTTACAATAGATTCCAAGATCAAGACGGCTGTCCTGATAATGCAACAGATTCTTCTTTTATTGATTCAGATAATGATGGTTTACAAGATAAAATTGATTTATGTCCAAATGAACCCGAAGTGTTTAATGGTTATAGGGATACAGACGGCTGTCCTGATGTCGTTTTAGATACTACATTTAATGATAAAGATGGTGATGGTATTGATGACAAATTTGATATTTGTCCAAATGAACCAGAAACTTTCAATAGATTCGCAGATTATGACGGTTGTCCTGATTCAGCTCCTTCTTTTGATGGAGTACTAGATGATACTGATGGTGACAGAATTAAAGATGTTAATGATGTATGTCCACTTGAACCAGAAAGATATAATGGATTCCAAGATGATGACGGCTGTCCTGATATTCCTCCATATTCAAGTGATGTTGATTCAGACCTAGATGGAATTCCAAACAGTATTGATCAATGTCCACAAGTAAAAGAAACTTACAATAGATTCCAAGATCAAGACGGTTGTCCTGACTTTGTAACAAGTGATAAAGGAATTCCTGATACTGATGGAGACGGAATAAATGATTTTGCAGATTTATGTCCAAATCAACCAGAAACTTTCAATGGCATTTTTGATAGAGACGGCTGTCCAGATTCTGCATCCACTCAAGATAGAGATAGAGATGGTGTTCCTGATGAATTAGATAAATGTCCACTTAACCCTGAAACTTATAATGGATTCCAAGATGATGACGGCTGTCCAGACGGTGTCTCTGGATTATCTAATGCCGACTTTGATGGTGATGGAATAATTGATTTGAATGATAAATGCCCTCTTGAACCAGAAACAGTTAATGGATATCAAGATCAAGACGGTTGTCCAGATCTTGCAGTTTTAGATTCTGACGGTGATGGTATTCGAGATGAATTAGATCAATGTCCAACTGAAGCTGAAACATGGAATAGATATCAAGATCAAGACGGTTGCCCAGACAATCCATCTGAATTTGATTCTGACTTTGATGGTATTTTAGATGGAGTAGATCAATGTCCACTTGAGAGAGAAAGATATAATGGATTCGAAGATGATGATGGTTGCCCAGATTATCCAGATTATGTAACTAGTTTAGATTCAGACTATGATGGAATTCCTGATAAAACTGATCAATGCCCAAATTCACCTGAAACTTATAATAAATTCCAAGACTTGGATGGATGTCCTGATAATATAGCAGATAACAAAGGAATGCCAGATTCAGATGGTGATGGAATTAATGATTATAATGATCACTGTCCAAATCAACCAGAAACATTCAATGGAATTCTAGATAGAGACGGCTGTCCTGATAGTTATATTCCATCTAATGACCGTGATAGAGATGGAATTCCTGATGCAATAGATGCATGTCCAACTGTAAAAGAGACTTACAATAGATTCCAAGATGATGATGGTTGTCCCGATACCATTACAACATCATTTGTGATTGATTCAGATAATGACGGAATTAATGATATTGATGATGATTGTCCACTAGTTGCTGAAAACTATAATGGATTCCAAGATGAAGACGGTTGCCCTGATGTTGATGATACACAACCTGACTCTGACGGTGACGGTGTTCCAGATGTAATGGATATGTGTCCTACCCAAAACGAAACATGGAATCGATTTGCAGATTATGACGGTTGTTCTGATACAGTACCTACAGGAAATCTAAGAGTTGATACTGATGGCGATGGAATATTTGATGATAATGACTTGTGTCCAAATGAAAAAGAAACTTGGAACAAATATTCTGATTCAGATGGTTGTCCTGATATATCTCCAGAGCAATCAAGATACAAACATGATGCTGACTTAGATGATATTATCAATGAATATGATCTATGTCCACTAGAGCCTGAGACTTACAATAATTATCAAGATTCAGATGGTTGTCCCGACACAGCACCTGGACAATAG
- the twy1 gene encoding 4-demethylwyosine synthase TYW1 translates to MSCSGETIEEDDHLIQIKPTISEQLKKAKYGVADHSTVELCHWTKKSFKHEGSCYKHKFYGISTHRCMEFSPAGMHCENRCVYCWRPMEFYDSLKMDAEQVAEPKDILIKLMAERKKLINGYYGDSRNDKQRLDESLLPSHYAISLSGEPTMYPKLPELIKYLKSLEATKSIFLVTNGQEPDMIQRLQDEDALPTQLYLSTNAADYESFLRINKPKYDDSWERWNRTLDMLKNLNTRTVLRITLIRDFNTQKEMIPAFAEMFKKSSPHFIEIKSYMHIGRSTNRLEHSNMLEMEEVKQFSEEIIKQSKIFSIMDESFVSRICVLQNKERFIDRWIPAYLNTI, encoded by the coding sequence ATGAGTTGTTCTGGAGAAACAATTGAAGAGGATGATCACCTAATTCAGATCAAACCAACAATATCTGAGCAATTAAAAAAAGCAAAGTATGGTGTTGCAGATCATTCAACAGTCGAGCTTTGTCATTGGACGAAAAAATCTTTCAAGCATGAAGGAAGTTGTTACAAACACAAATTCTATGGAATTTCAACTCATAGATGTATGGAGTTTTCTCCAGCAGGTATGCATTGTGAAAATCGTTGTGTGTATTGTTGGAGACCAATGGAGTTTTATGATTCTCTAAAAATGGATGCTGAACAAGTTGCAGAACCAAAAGATATCCTAATTAAATTAATGGCTGAAAGAAAAAAACTAATCAATGGATATTATGGTGATTCTAGAAACGATAAACAAAGATTAGATGAATCATTGCTACCAAGTCACTATGCCATTTCACTTTCTGGGGAGCCAACTATGTATCCAAAACTACCTGAGCTAATAAAATATCTAAAATCACTTGAAGCAACAAAATCAATATTTCTTGTAACAAACGGACAAGAGCCAGACATGATTCAAAGGTTACAAGATGAGGATGCATTACCTACACAATTGTATCTATCAACTAATGCTGCAGATTATGAGTCATTTTTAAGAATTAACAAACCAAAATATGATGACTCATGGGAAAGATGGAACAGAACTCTTGATATGTTAAAGAATTTGAATACCAGAACAGTTCTACGAATTACTCTAATTCGAGACTTTAACACACAAAAGGAAATGATTCCAGCCTTTGCAGAAATGTTTAAAAAATCTAGTCCACATTTCATTGAGATAAAATCTTACATGCATATTGGTCGTTCAACTAACAGACTAGAGCATTCAAACATGTTAGAAATGGAAGAAGTAAAACAATTCAGTGAAGAAATTATCAAACAAAGTAAAATATTTTCAATCATGGATGAAAGTTTTGTATCAAGAATTTGTGTATTACAAAATAAAGAACGATTTATAGATCGTTGGATTCCTGCCTATCTAAATACCATTTAG
- the rdgB gene encoding RdgB/HAM1 family non-canonical purine NTP pyrophosphatase — MQQLFDIYFVSSNKHKYQEVKKILNTFGIEIGFFKTELEEIQSNSLKDIAKKKAKDAFSKCKKPLIIEDDGLFIDSLSGFPGPYSSYVFQTIGNVGILNLLKNNRKAKFESIITFCDKKNLQSFNAKISGTISKSLKGKGWGYDPIFTPINSSKTFAELKNKNQLSHRYKALKKFSKWYLDRQESNDL; from the coding sequence ATGCAACAGTTGTTTGATATTTACTTTGTATCGTCTAATAAACACAAATACCAAGAAGTCAAAAAAATTCTCAATACATTTGGAATTGAAATTGGATTTTTCAAAACTGAACTAGAGGAAATTCAATCAAATTCCTTGAAAGATATTGCAAAGAAAAAAGCTAAAGATGCTTTTTCAAAATGTAAAAAGCCTTTGATTATTGAAGATGATGGACTTTTTATTGATTCTCTGTCTGGATTTCCTGGTCCATACTCATCATATGTTTTTCAAACTATTGGTAATGTTGGAATTCTTAATTTGTTAAAAAATAATAGAAAAGCAAAGTTTGAATCAATAATTACTTTTTGTGATAAAAAAAATTTACAATCATTTAACGCAAAGATTAGTGGAACAATTTCTAAATCCCTAAAAGGAAAAGGCTGGGGATATGATCCAATCTTTACACCAATAAATTCTTCTAAAACTTTTGCTGAATTAAAAAATAAAAATCAATTATCTCATAGATACAAAGCACTAAAAAAATTTTCTAAATGGTATTTAGATAGGCAGGAATCCAACGATCTATAA
- a CDS encoding KEOPS complex kinase/ATPase Bud32: protein MKLIKKGAEADIYQTFWQDSKAILKIRKIKNYRNDSLDSKIRKQRTIKESQMLSHVKSFGIPSPMVYFVNMNNTSITMQEIPGKPVHDLSESKIIELSKQIGKLVGLLHKNGIMHGDLTTSNFILFQNIVYVIDFGLSQNTIKPEDHAVDLRLIKEILNSAHAKIMIPAWKNFLLGYKSVVGNEYYIKILNLVSDIESRGRYATVV, encoded by the coding sequence ATGAAATTAATCAAAAAAGGAGCAGAAGCTGACATTTATCAAACTTTTTGGCAAGACTCTAAAGCCATTCTAAAAATTCGAAAGATTAAGAACTATCGTAATGATTCTCTTGATTCAAAAATCAGAAAGCAAAGAACAATTAAAGAATCTCAAATGTTATCTCATGTAAAATCATTTGGCATTCCATCACCTATGGTTTATTTTGTAAATATGAATAATACTTCAATAACAATGCAAGAAATTCCTGGTAAACCCGTTCATGATTTATCTGAATCAAAAATAATTGAATTATCAAAACAAATTGGAAAATTGGTTGGATTGCTACATAAAAATGGAATAATGCATGGTGATCTAACCACATCAAATTTTATTTTATTTCAAAATATTGTATATGTTATTGATTTTGGTCTATCACAAAATACTATAAAACCTGAAGACCACGCAGTTGATTTAAGATTAATTAAAGAAATTCTAAACAGCGCTCATGCTAAAATTATGATTCCTGCCTGGAAAAATTTCCTTTTAGGATACAAATCTGTAGTAGGAAATGAGTATTATATAAAAATCCTAAATTTGGTCTCAGATATTGAGAGTCGTGGAAGATATGCAACAGTTGTTTGA
- the kae1 gene encoding KEOPS complex N(6)-L-threonylcarbamoyladenine synthase Kae1, which produces MLGLGIESTAHTFSCAIIEKKGKKGKILSDIKKIYRPDDGEGIHPREASRHHIENSSIVLSECLKEANTTIKDLDIISYAAGPGLGPCLRVGAVVARSLSSFYKIPIYPVNHAIGHIELGKLLTGATNPLVLLVSGGHTMLLAFLNKQWRVFGETLDITLGQLLDQFGRSLGFASPCGKNIEDLASLSSNYIVLPYSVKGNDVSFSGLLSATKSIAKKSKNDACYSLQETAFAMISETVERALSFTGKKELMIVGGVAANKRLSEMLQDVCKRHNCKFYVVPLKYSGDCGSQICWTGLLESQVKRGVNLKDTFVTQSWRLDSVKVDY; this is translated from the coding sequence ATGCTTGGTCTGGGAATTGAAAGTACTGCTCACACATTCTCTTGTGCAATTATAGAAAAAAAAGGCAAGAAAGGCAAGATTCTCTCTGATATAAAAAAAATTTATCGCCCAGATGATGGAGAAGGGATTCATCCAAGAGAGGCATCACGCCATCATATCGAAAACAGCTCAATTGTTCTATCTGAATGTCTAAAAGAAGCAAATACTACAATCAAGGACTTGGACATTATTTCATATGCTGCAGGTCCAGGTCTTGGTCCTTGTTTACGAGTGGGTGCAGTAGTAGCAAGATCTCTATCTTCATTTTATAAAATTCCGATTTATCCTGTCAATCATGCAATTGGACATATTGAATTAGGAAAATTACTTACTGGAGCTACGAATCCTCTTGTTCTTTTAGTTTCAGGTGGTCATACAATGTTGCTAGCATTTCTAAACAAGCAGTGGCGAGTTTTTGGAGAAACTCTGGACATTACTTTAGGTCAACTACTTGATCAATTTGGTCGCTCTCTTGGATTTGCTTCACCATGTGGTAAAAATATTGAAGACTTGGCATCTTTATCTTCAAATTATATTGTTTTGCCATATTCAGTTAAGGGAAATGATGTTTCATTTTCAGGACTATTATCTGCAACAAAATCTATTGCAAAAAAAAGCAAGAATGATGCATGTTATTCCCTTCAAGAAACAGCTTTTGCGATGATAAGTGAAACTGTTGAGAGAGCCCTGTCATTTACTGGAAAAAAAGAATTGATGATTGTTGGTGGAGTTGCTGCTAACAAAAGATTATCTGAAATGCTTCAAGATGTATGTAAAAGACACAATTGCAAATTTTATGTGGTGCCTTTAAAATATTCAGGTGATTGTGGAAGTCAAATTTGCTGGACTGGTCTATTAGAATCTCAGGTTAAGCGTGGAGTAAATCTCAAAGATACTTTTGTTACACAATCATGGAGATTAGACTCTGTTAAAGTAGATTATTGA